In Quadrisphaera sp. RL12-1S, a single genomic region encodes these proteins:
- a CDS encoding acyl-CoA carboxylase subunit beta gives MTVTRGSDGGPTTSTGPDLTTTAGKLEDARARREATLAPGSARAVERQHAKGKRTARERLEALLDEDSFVEVGAHTRALFGDPAAGRTERPPTDGVVAGHGTVDGRPVVVYSQDFTVSGGSLGEVHASKIVKVMDHALRVGCPVIGINDSGGARIQEGVSSLAGYGDIFLRNVRGSGVVPQVSLIMGPCAGGAVYSPAITDAVVMVEATSHMFVTGPDVIRTVTGEDVAMEELGGAHTHNAVSGVAHHMAPSEDDAITWVKDWLAHLPSNNLSEPPVLAPLDDTDPLLVTDADLELDALVPDSANVPYDVHEVIAHVLDDGELLEVQDLFAPNVVIGFGRVEGHSVGVVANQPARLAGTLDIDASEKAARFVRLCDAFGIPVITLVDTPGFLPGTEQEWNGIIRRGAKLLYAYAEATVPKITVITRKAFGGAYIVMGSKHLGADVNLAWPTAQIAVMGAQGAVEIVHRRTLSAAAEQGHDVASVRAGLVQEYEERLATPYVAAERGYVDDVIEPSQTRAHVVRALRALRTKREQLPAKKHGNIPL, from the coding sequence GTGACTGTGACTCGCGGGAGCGACGGCGGACCCACCACCTCCACCGGACCGGACCTGACGACCACCGCGGGCAAGCTGGAGGACGCCCGCGCCCGCCGCGAGGCGACCCTGGCCCCGGGCTCGGCGCGGGCCGTGGAGCGCCAGCACGCCAAGGGCAAGCGCACCGCCCGCGAGCGCCTGGAGGCGCTGCTCGACGAGGACAGCTTCGTGGAGGTGGGCGCCCACACCCGCGCGCTGTTCGGGGACCCGGCGGCCGGGCGCACCGAGCGCCCCCCGACGGACGGCGTGGTGGCCGGCCACGGCACGGTGGACGGGCGCCCCGTCGTCGTCTACTCCCAGGACTTCACCGTCTCCGGCGGGTCGCTCGGGGAGGTGCACGCCTCGAAGATCGTCAAGGTGATGGACCACGCGCTGCGCGTGGGCTGCCCCGTCATCGGCATCAACGACTCCGGCGGCGCCCGCATCCAGGAGGGCGTCTCCTCCCTCGCCGGGTACGGCGACATCTTCCTGCGCAACGTGCGCGGCTCCGGCGTGGTCCCCCAGGTCTCGCTGATCATGGGGCCGTGCGCCGGTGGCGCCGTCTACTCCCCCGCCATCACCGACGCGGTGGTCATGGTCGAGGCGACCTCGCACATGTTCGTCACCGGGCCGGACGTCATCCGCACCGTCACCGGTGAGGACGTCGCCATGGAGGAGCTGGGCGGGGCGCACACGCACAACGCCGTCTCGGGCGTCGCGCACCACATGGCGCCGTCGGAGGACGACGCCATCACGTGGGTCAAGGACTGGCTGGCGCACCTGCCCAGCAACAACCTGTCCGAGCCGCCGGTGCTGGCGCCGCTGGACGACACCGACCCGCTGCTGGTCACCGACGCGGACCTCGAGCTGGACGCGCTCGTGCCCGACTCCGCCAACGTCCCCTACGACGTCCACGAGGTCATCGCGCACGTCCTGGACGACGGCGAGCTGCTCGAGGTCCAGGACCTGTTCGCGCCCAACGTGGTCATCGGGTTCGGGCGCGTGGAGGGGCACTCCGTCGGCGTCGTCGCCAACCAGCCCGCCCGGCTGGCGGGCACGCTCGACATCGACGCCTCCGAGAAGGCCGCGCGGTTCGTGAGGCTGTGCGACGCGTTCGGCATCCCGGTCATCACGCTGGTGGACACCCCCGGGTTCCTGCCGGGCACCGAGCAGGAGTGGAACGGCATCATCCGCCGCGGCGCCAAGCTGCTGTACGCCTACGCCGAGGCCACCGTCCCCAAGATCACCGTGATCACGCGCAAGGCGTTCGGCGGGGCGTACATCGTCATGGGGTCCAAGCACCTCGGCGCCGACGTCAACCTGGCCTGGCCGACGGCGCAGATCGCGGTGATGGGCGCGCAGGGCGCGGTGGAGATCGTGCACCGCCGCACGCTGTCGGCCGCCGCCGAGCAGGGCCACGACGTCGCCTCCGTGCGCGCCGGGCTGGTGCAGGAGTACGAGGAGCGCCTCGCCACGCCGTACGTGGCCGCCGAGCGCGGCTACGTCGACGACGTCATCGAGCCCTCCCAGACCCGCGCGCACGTGGTGCGGGCGCTGCGCGCGCTGCGCACCAAGCGCGAGCAGCTGCCCGCCAAGAAGCACGGGAACATCCCGCTGTGA
- a CDS encoding PAS domain-containing protein — protein sequence MPSPSGVERMLGADELIVSKTDLQGRITYANESFLRIGAFTEDQVIGKPHNLIRHPDMPRAVFKLLWDTVQAKQELFAYVVNLAADGAHYWVLAHVTPSFDASGAVVGYHSNRRSPHPAALAAIKPVYQRVLAEEAKHSGARAATAAGAALLSQLATASHGSYDEFVWSLEPQLAGAR from the coding sequence ATGCCCAGTCCTTCAGGGGTGGAGCGGATGCTGGGGGCGGACGAGCTCATCGTGAGCAAGACCGATCTCCAGGGCCGGATCACCTACGCCAACGAGTCCTTCCTCCGCATCGGCGCCTTCACCGAGGACCAGGTGATCGGCAAGCCGCACAACCTGATCCGGCACCCCGACATGCCCCGCGCGGTCTTCAAGCTGCTCTGGGACACGGTGCAGGCCAAGCAGGAGCTGTTCGCCTACGTGGTGAACCTCGCTGCCGACGGCGCCCACTACTGGGTGCTCGCCCACGTGACGCCGTCCTTCGACGCCTCCGGCGCGGTGGTGGGGTACCACTCCAACCGCCGCAGCCCCCACCCGGCGGCGCTGGCCGCCATCAAGCCCGTCTACCAGCGGGTGCTGGCCGAGGAGGCCAAGCACTCCGGTGCCCGCGCGGCCACGGCGGCCGGCGCGGCGCTGCTGTCCCAGCTCGCCACCGCCTCGCACGGCTCCTACGACGAGTTCGTGTGGTCCCTCGAGCCGCAGCTGGCGGGTGCGCGGTGA
- a CDS encoding esterase-like activity of phytase family protein, whose product MTLDPWRSRAAATVSTLLAGLVLAGTVAGPVAVAAAGPEAAASDRAGASAAGRCSAAVSLTGYSDALDGTTFQGVPVSGLSALGVTGRGDVLALSDRSALFTLGQRSHRPERVVRLAAPDGSTLDSEGLAVDGDGTVWVSSETGPRVLHLAADGSVLGELEVPAALRVAPVGRAQENASFEGLTLSADRKVLLAADEASLSGDADGVVRFQTWTRPDASSSFSPGPQLAYRADPGLGVSEVLLAPDGRLVVLERGYLPAYGNTVRLYLVDPHLADGRAHDVSGTAELSQDDDAVLGKQLLADLVTCPSGGARAQQQQANPLLDNVEGMALVGADGDRLRLLLVSDDNGRPSQTTRLLDLVVRLPAAHR is encoded by the coding sequence ATGACGCTGGACCCCTGGCGCTCGCGCGCGGCCGCGACCGTCTCCACCCTGCTGGCGGGCCTGGTGCTGGCCGGGACCGTCGCGGGCCCGGTGGCGGTGGCCGCGGCGGGCCCGGAGGCGGCGGCGAGCGACCGCGCTGGCGCCTCGGCAGCCGGCCGGTGCTCGGCGGCGGTCTCGCTGACCGGGTACTCGGACGCACTCGACGGCACGACCTTCCAGGGGGTACCGGTCAGCGGCCTGTCCGCCCTGGGCGTGACCGGCCGCGGCGACGTGCTGGCGCTGTCGGACAGGTCGGCCCTGTTCACCCTGGGCCAGCGCTCGCACCGGCCCGAGCGCGTGGTGCGGCTGGCGGCTCCGGACGGCTCCACCCTCGACAGCGAGGGGCTGGCCGTGGACGGCGACGGCACGGTGTGGGTCTCCTCCGAGACCGGGCCGCGGGTGCTGCACCTGGCCGCCGACGGCTCCGTGCTGGGCGAGCTGGAGGTGCCGGCGGCGCTGCGGGTGGCCCCGGTGGGACGGGCGCAGGAGAACGCCTCCTTCGAGGGGCTGACGCTGTCCGCGGACCGGAAGGTCCTGCTCGCCGCCGACGAGGCGTCCCTGTCCGGGGACGCCGACGGCGTGGTGAGGTTCCAGACCTGGACGCGGCCCGACGCGTCGTCGTCGTTCTCCCCCGGCCCGCAGCTGGCGTACCGCGCGGACCCGGGCCTGGGCGTCTCGGAGGTGCTGCTCGCCCCGGACGGGCGCCTGGTCGTCCTGGAGCGCGGCTACCTCCCGGCCTACGGCAACACGGTCCGCCTCTACCTGGTGGACCCGCACCTCGCGGACGGGCGCGCGCACGACGTCAGCGGCACCGCGGAGCTCTCCCAGGACGACGACGCGGTGCTCGGCAAGCAGCTGCTGGCGGACCTCGTCACCTGCCCGTCGGGCGGTGCGAGGGCCCAGCAGCAGCAGGCGAACCCGCTGCTCGACAACGTCGAGGGCATGGCGCTGGTGGGGGCGGACGGGGACCGGCTGCGCCTGCTGCTCGTCAGCGACGACAACGGCCGGCCCAGCCAGACCACCCGGCTGCTCGACCTCGTGGTGCGCCTCCCCGCTGCCCACCGCTGA
- a CDS encoding AAA family ATPase, whose protein sequence is MDRARNPYTPNAGAPPRHLAGRASEVEDFRTLLKRLQRGYTEKSVVITGLRGVGKTVLLGEFQRIADDENWVAVETEVSKTTRFGPQMANLARRALLKTSPRARWTERVTAAAAVVKSFSLTVQPGGSLTGGLDIEAEPGAADTGDLNEDLADLFEAVGRAAKAQGRGVVFLFDEVQFLGKQELEALIGAVHRTVQRQLPVTFAGAGLPQLPGLAGDAKSYAERLFRFPTIGELAGPAAVDALIQPARAEGVAYEDRAVDHIVDYTEGYPYFIQEYGRAVWDLAQGRSITHTDAVEAQTFVEAELDESFFKTRVQRSTPEELRYMRAMAELGAQAQKASDVAEVLNRTSEQVAPLRARLINKGLLYTPRYGFARFTVPQFDRFMRRHMDLDAAPPA, encoded by the coding sequence GTGGACCGCGCGCGCAACCCCTACACGCCCAACGCCGGCGCACCCCCGCGGCACCTCGCAGGCCGCGCCTCGGAGGTGGAGGACTTCCGGACCCTCCTGAAGCGCCTCCAGCGCGGGTACACGGAGAAGTCCGTCGTCATCACAGGCCTTCGCGGCGTGGGGAAGACAGTGCTGCTGGGCGAGTTCCAGCGCATCGCCGACGACGAGAACTGGGTGGCGGTCGAGACCGAGGTCTCCAAGACGACCCGCTTCGGGCCGCAGATGGCGAACCTCGCCCGACGGGCCCTGCTCAAGACCTCACCCCGAGCCCGTTGGACCGAGCGCGTGACAGCAGCCGCCGCGGTGGTGAAGTCGTTCTCGTTGACCGTCCAGCCCGGCGGTTCCCTGACCGGCGGGCTCGACATCGAAGCCGAGCCCGGAGCAGCGGACACCGGTGACCTCAACGAAGACCTGGCCGACCTCTTCGAAGCCGTGGGCCGAGCGGCGAAGGCCCAGGGCCGAGGCGTGGTCTTCCTCTTCGACGAGGTCCAGTTCCTCGGGAAGCAGGAACTCGAAGCGCTCATCGGCGCCGTTCACCGCACCGTCCAGCGCCAGCTCCCCGTGACGTTCGCGGGGGCGGGACTACCTCAGCTCCCGGGACTGGCCGGTGACGCCAAGTCCTACGCCGAACGCCTCTTCCGCTTTCCCACCATCGGTGAGCTCGCAGGACCAGCGGCCGTCGACGCGCTGATCCAGCCGGCTCGTGCGGAGGGGGTCGCCTACGAGGACCGGGCGGTCGACCACATCGTCGACTACACCGAGGGGTACCCCTACTTCATCCAGGAGTACGGGCGGGCCGTCTGGGACCTGGCACAGGGGCGTTCCATCACGCACACCGATGCGGTCGAGGCACAGACCTTCGTCGAAGCAGAACTGGATGAGAGCTTCTTCAAGACGCGCGTGCAGCGCTCCACCCCCGAGGAGCTCCGGTACATGCGCGCCATGGCCGAGCTCGGTGCGCAGGCGCAGAAGGCCTCCGACGTCGCGGAGGTGCTCAACCGCACCTCAGAGCAGGTGGCGCCCCTGAGGGCGCGGCTCATCAACAAGGGCCTCCTGTACACGCCGCGCTACGGCTTCGCGCGGTTCACCGTCCCCCAGTTCGACAGGTTCATGCGGCGCCACATGGATCTGGACGCCGCACCGCCTGCCTGA
- a CDS encoding PspA/IM30 family protein has product MAQQSLLGRVGQLVRANINALLDQAEDPQKMLDQMVRDYTQAIREAEQSVAQTIGDLRLMEDDHAEAVATAKEWGGKAAAASRKADQLRGEGNGTEADRFDQLARVALQRQIDAEGHAKGFEPQIASRTEVVEKLKTGLEGMRRKLEELKSKRDELVARSRMAAAQSQVHDAVKAVDLLDPTSEVSRFEEKVRREEARVRGQEELAASSLDAQFEALEADGDQTEVELRLAALKGGTSTD; this is encoded by the coding sequence ATGGCGCAGCAGTCGCTGCTGGGACGGGTCGGGCAGCTGGTCCGGGCGAACATCAACGCCCTGCTGGACCAGGCCGAGGACCCGCAGAAGATGCTCGACCAGATGGTCCGCGACTACACGCAGGCCATCCGCGAGGCCGAGCAGTCGGTGGCGCAGACCATCGGCGACCTGCGCCTCATGGAGGACGACCACGCCGAGGCGGTCGCCACCGCGAAGGAGTGGGGCGGCAAGGCGGCCGCCGCCTCCCGCAAGGCCGACCAGCTGCGCGGGGAGGGCAACGGCACCGAGGCCGACAGGTTCGACCAGCTGGCCCGCGTCGCCCTGCAGCGCCAGATCGACGCCGAGGGCCACGCGAAGGGCTTCGAGCCGCAGATCGCCTCCCGCACCGAGGTGGTCGAGAAGCTCAAGACCGGCCTGGAGGGCATGCGCCGCAAGCTGGAGGAGCTGAAGTCCAAGCGCGACGAGCTGGTGGCCCGCTCCCGGATGGCCGCCGCCCAGTCCCAGGTGCACGACGCCGTCAAGGCGGTCGACCTGCTCGACCCCACCAGCGAGGTGTCCCGCTTCGAGGAGAAGGTGCGCCGCGAGGAGGCCCGCGTGCGCGGCCAGGAGGAGCTGGCCGCCTCCAGCCTCGACGCGCAGTTCGAGGCGCTGGAGGCCGACGGGGACCAGACCGAGGTCGAGCTGCGGCTGGCCGCCCTCAAGGGCGGCACCTCCACCGACTGA
- a CDS encoding methyl-accepting chemotaxis protein: protein MSPLFRRGQAGGGTAAELEVHRALLAEVRRTCQSVASGDLEARVRSVPGLEDAAHADELHALRNEVNGALDVADAFVRESSASLTAAAEGRFHRRFLLRGMPGSFRSAAITINSGGDAVRRAAEDVASAGVARLALADDFEASAVSTTREVGAATQVLSAAAAQATTSAQHAADEADAARRTMEDLSASSDRIREVVAVIGSIASQTRLLALNATIEAARAGEAGKGFSVVASEVKDLADQTGRATEQVTAQVDAVQQASGSAVAVITRVVDTIAQMSEVIADMATSVDGGDTAAQGRVRGLADTARQLEQQVVELLSGMRR from the coding sequence GTGAGCCCGCTGTTCCGCCGCGGCCAGGCGGGCGGGGGAACGGCCGCCGAGCTGGAGGTCCACCGCGCGCTGCTCGCCGAGGTGCGCCGCACCTGCCAGTCGGTCGCCTCCGGCGACCTCGAGGCGCGGGTGCGGTCCGTCCCCGGCCTGGAGGACGCCGCCCACGCCGACGAGCTCCACGCCCTGCGCAACGAGGTCAACGGCGCGCTCGACGTGGCCGACGCCTTCGTCCGCGAGTCCAGCGCGTCCCTGACCGCCGCGGCGGAGGGCCGCTTCCACCGCCGCTTCCTGCTGCGCGGCATGCCGGGCTCGTTCCGCTCCGCCGCCATCACCATCAACTCCGGCGGTGACGCCGTCCGCCGGGCCGCGGAGGACGTCGCCAGCGCCGGGGTGGCGCGGCTCGCCCTCGCCGACGACTTCGAGGCGTCAGCGGTGTCCACCACCCGCGAGGTCGGTGCGGCCACGCAGGTGCTCAGCGCGGCCGCCGCGCAGGCCACCACCTCCGCGCAGCACGCCGCGGACGAGGCGGACGCCGCCCGCCGCACCATGGAGGACCTCTCGGCCTCCTCGGACCGGATCCGCGAGGTGGTGGCCGTCATCGGCTCCATCGCCTCCCAGACCCGGCTGCTCGCGCTCAACGCGACCATCGAGGCCGCCCGCGCGGGGGAGGCCGGCAAGGGCTTCTCCGTGGTCGCCTCGGAAGTCAAGGACCTCGCCGACCAGACCGGCCGGGCCACCGAGCAGGTCACGGCCCAGGTCGACGCCGTCCAGCAGGCCAGCGGCTCCGCCGTCGCCGTCATCACGCGGGTGGTCGACACCATCGCCCAGATGAGCGAGGTCATCGCCGACATGGCCACCTCGGTGGACGGCGGCGACACCGCCGCCCAGGGCAGGGTCCGCGGCCTGGCCGACACCGCCCGCCAGCTGGAGCAGCAGGTGGTCGAGCTCCTCAGCGGCATGCGCCGCTGA
- a CDS encoding SMP-30/gluconolactonase/LRE family protein, which produces MGDDDDAAAGAGAQTGVDEALAPLLAPGARLEHLVGGSTWTEGPVWLPDEGNGGVVRFSDIPGDRILFFEPATGASGVHRSGVEHTNGRARWPGGGVVQCSHGLRRVELEQTGPDGEPVVTELVSSYRGARLNSPNDVVVDAAGSVWFTDPTYGLFQPGEGHPGEREYGGCHVFRLDPDGQLEAVATDFEQPNGLAFSPDEARLYVADTGVISDRAGDSAHHVRAFDVVVGDDGRRHLTGGAVLHVCERGVVDGFRVDAEGRLWCSSEDAVLVLAPSGALLGRIAVPEKVSNACFGPDNASGGQDLYVTASTSLYRIATAVRSAEPR; this is translated from the coding sequence ATGGGTGACGACGACGACGCAGCCGCGGGCGCGGGCGCCCAGACCGGCGTCGACGAGGCGCTGGCGCCCCTGCTCGCCCCCGGCGCGCGGCTGGAGCACCTGGTGGGCGGGTCCACCTGGACCGAGGGCCCGGTGTGGCTGCCCGACGAGGGGAACGGCGGCGTGGTGAGGTTCAGCGACATCCCCGGGGACCGCATCCTCTTCTTCGAGCCCGCCACGGGTGCCAGCGGCGTGCACCGCAGCGGGGTGGAGCACACCAACGGCCGCGCCCGGTGGCCGGGCGGAGGCGTGGTGCAGTGCTCGCACGGGCTGCGCCGCGTCGAGCTCGAGCAGACCGGCCCGGACGGCGAGCCGGTGGTCACCGAGCTGGTCTCCTCCTACCGCGGGGCGCGGCTCAACTCCCCCAACGACGTCGTCGTCGACGCGGCTGGCTCGGTGTGGTTCACCGACCCCACCTACGGGCTGTTCCAGCCCGGGGAAGGGCACCCGGGCGAGCGCGAGTACGGCGGCTGCCACGTCTTCCGGCTCGACCCCGACGGACAGCTGGAGGCCGTGGCCACGGACTTCGAGCAGCCCAACGGCCTGGCCTTCTCCCCGGACGAGGCTCGCCTGTACGTGGCCGACACCGGCGTGATCAGCGACCGCGCCGGCGACAGCGCCCACCACGTGCGCGCGTTCGACGTCGTCGTCGGTGACGACGGCCGCCGGCACCTCACCGGCGGAGCCGTGCTGCACGTGTGCGAGCGGGGCGTGGTGGACGGGTTCCGGGTGGACGCCGAGGGCCGCCTGTGGTGCTCCAGCGAGGACGCGGTGCTGGTGCTCGCGCCGAGCGGCGCGCTGCTCGGGCGCATCGCGGTGCCGGAGAAGGTCTCCAACGCCTGCTTCGGCCCCGACAACGCCTCCGGCGGGCAGGACCTGTACGTCACCGCCTCGACGTCGCTGTACCGGATCGCCACGGCCGTGCGCAGCGCCGAGCCCCGCTGA
- a CDS encoding TPM domain-containing protein, with protein sequence MPRTAPARSLTAAVLALVWSLVGLLWLAAPALAEPPQRLDSAITDTAGVLDETATQQQLETLRDAAGIDLSVVFVDSFDGEQGPQWARQTAQESGLSGSDVLLAVAVRDRSFGYEGFSGGRLTESQVSSVMEGDVKQALGRSDWNGAVTAAVNGLGRAADGSGSGTSASGGSSGSGFPVGLVVVGVVVVLGVALLVLGLLSSASRRRRRAGLAGPPGGPGAPGAGGGAPQAPPVPLPELERRASAAVVAADDALDGSDAELGFARAEFGDAATAPFVAAVERARSELAQAFAIQRRLADGAAADPVGRPLDDDDRRALLTQQLQHAQAADAALDEQKDAFEALRDLQRRLPDVLPALEADRSRLADRLPETRRRLTDLQARYAPAAVSSVDGDDEHASRLLDLAAQGLATARERQAAGAAGEAAVAVQAVRDALRRAGELLDAVDALGRDLQSSVDSLPRALAELDADLAEARAVLAAGGGASSSDLAGAVGRAEQAGSSARTDGQRDPQTALRRVHEADSGLDAALAGAREEGQRASRARAQLEQALPAARAEVAAARAVVRTRRGAVGGQARALLAGAEEQLASAEQLAGPDPVRALAAAQQADALAERAQREADDDLGSWSGWGGGGGSRYGSRYGSSGSFEGAVIGGVLGGILSGGGGGRSGGFGGSSSWGGGGGGFGGGGGFGGGGSFGGGGSF encoded by the coding sequence GTGCCCCGCACCGCCCCCGCGCGCAGCCTGACGGCCGCCGTCCTCGCCCTCGTCTGGTCGCTCGTCGGCTTGCTGTGGCTGGCCGCACCGGCGCTCGCCGAGCCGCCGCAGCGCCTCGACAGCGCGATCACCGACACCGCCGGTGTGCTGGACGAGACCGCCACCCAGCAGCAGCTGGAGACCCTGCGCGACGCGGCGGGCATCGACCTCTCCGTGGTCTTCGTCGACTCCTTCGACGGCGAGCAGGGGCCGCAGTGGGCTCGCCAGACCGCGCAGGAGAGCGGCCTCAGCGGCAGCGACGTCCTGCTGGCGGTGGCGGTGCGGGACCGGTCCTTCGGGTACGAGGGGTTCAGCGGCGGCCGGCTCACCGAGTCGCAGGTGTCCTCCGTGATGGAGGGCGACGTCAAGCAGGCGCTGGGCCGCAGCGACTGGAACGGCGCCGTCACCGCCGCGGTCAACGGCCTGGGCCGCGCCGCCGACGGCAGCGGCTCCGGGACCTCGGCCAGCGGCGGCTCGAGCGGCTCGGGGTTCCCGGTGGGGCTCGTCGTCGTCGGGGTCGTGGTGGTGCTGGGCGTGGCCCTGCTGGTGCTGGGCCTGCTCTCCAGCGCGTCTCGCAGGCGACGCCGCGCGGGCCTGGCCGGCCCCCCCGGCGGTCCCGGCGCTCCGGGCGCCGGCGGGGGCGCGCCCCAGGCGCCGCCGGTGCCGCTGCCGGAGCTGGAGCGGCGGGCGTCGGCGGCGGTGGTGGCCGCCGACGACGCCCTCGACGGCTCCGACGCGGAGCTGGGCTTCGCCCGCGCGGAGTTCGGCGACGCGGCCACCGCCCCCTTCGTCGCCGCCGTCGAGCGCGCCCGCTCCGAGCTCGCCCAGGCGTTCGCGATCCAGCGCCGCCTGGCCGACGGCGCCGCCGCCGACCCCGTCGGCCGGCCGCTGGACGACGACGACCGCCGCGCCCTGCTCACCCAGCAGCTGCAGCACGCGCAGGCCGCCGACGCCGCCCTCGACGAGCAGAAGGACGCCTTCGAGGCGCTGCGCGACCTCCAGCGCCGCCTGCCCGACGTGCTGCCCGCCCTCGAGGCCGACCGCTCCCGCCTGGCCGACCGGCTGCCTGAGACCCGCCGGCGGCTGACGGACCTGCAGGCGCGCTACGCGCCGGCCGCGGTGAGCAGCGTCGACGGCGACGACGAGCACGCCTCCCGCCTGCTCGACCTGGCCGCCCAGGGCCTGGCCACCGCCCGCGAGCGCCAGGCCGCGGGGGCGGCCGGGGAGGCCGCCGTGGCCGTGCAGGCGGTGCGCGACGCGCTGCGGCGGGCCGGTGAGCTGCTCGACGCCGTGGACGCCCTCGGCCGCGACCTGCAGAGCTCGGTGGACTCGCTGCCGAGGGCGCTGGCGGAGCTGGACGCGGACCTCGCCGAGGCGCGCGCGGTGCTGGCGGCCGGCGGCGGCGCGTCCAGCAGCGACCTGGCCGGTGCCGTGGGGCGCGCCGAGCAGGCGGGGTCCTCCGCGCGGACGGACGGACAGCGGGACCCGCAGACGGCGCTGCGGCGCGTGCACGAGGCCGACTCCGGGCTGGACGCGGCACTGGCCGGTGCCCGCGAGGAGGGTCAGCGCGCCTCCCGGGCCCGGGCCCAGCTGGAGCAGGCGCTGCCGGCGGCCCGGGCCGAGGTGGCTGCCGCTCGGGCGGTGGTGCGCACGCGCCGCGGGGCGGTCGGCGGGCAGGCTCGGGCGCTGCTGGCGGGCGCCGAGGAGCAACTGGCCAGCGCCGAGCAGCTGGCCGGACCGGACCCGGTGCGGGCGCTGGCGGCGGCCCAGCAGGCCGACGCCCTGGCCGAGCGGGCCCAGCGCGAGGCCGACGACGACCTGGGCTCCTGGTCGGGCTGGGGCGGTGGGGGCGGGTCCCGCTACGGCAGCCGGTACGGCAGCAGCGGCTCCTTCGAGGGCGCGGTGATCGGCGGCGTCCTCGGCGGGATCCTGTCCGGAGGGGGCGGCGGGCGCTCCGGCGGCTTCGGCGGCAGCAGCAGCTGGGGCGGAGGTGGCGGAGGCTTCGGCGGTGGCGGAGGCTTCGGTGGTGGTGGGTCCTTCGGCGGCGGCGGGAGCTTCTGA
- a CDS encoding acyl-CoA carboxylase epsilon subunit: MSVSGTSGPSEDDVVKVVAGGPTEEEVVALVAALAAAASVRGGAVEPDPGPDLWADKPTLLRVPPAPGPGAWRAAAWRR, translated from the coding sequence GTGAGCGTGTCCGGCACCTCGGGCCCCTCCGAGGACGACGTCGTCAAGGTCGTCGCCGGAGGGCCGACCGAGGAGGAGGTCGTGGCGCTGGTCGCGGCGCTCGCCGCCGCGGCGTCGGTGCGCGGCGGAGCGGTGGAGCCCGACCCGGGCCCGGACCTGTGGGCTGACAAGCCCACCCTCCTGCGCGTGCCCCCCGCCCCGGGCCCCGGCGCGTGGCGCGCCGCCGCCTGGCGCCGCTGA